From Levilactobacillus zymae, a single genomic window includes:
- the recG gene encoding ATP-dependent DNA helicase RecG yields MASLNDAVSELSGVGPKRVQALKELDIENINDLLTYFPFRYEDLQAKDPSELTDQAKVTLKGTVAAEPVLTRFGRKKTRLNFRLLLDDHNVIPVTFFNQPWLRDQIETGGQLVVYGRFDAKRQSLSGMKILSSANGAMGSIYPANKEIRQATIKKLVTAAYEAYAPVIVDLIPAAVRDQYRLLHRKQMIHDMHFPANATAAAAARRTAKFEEFFLFELRLQIMKQQDHTLYGQQLAYDLPRLKAFIASLPYELTTAQKKVVNEICYDLKRPIHMNRLLQGDVGSGKTVVAAIAMYAAITAGAQTVLMAPTEILAEQHANNLAKLFADFPVNVALLTGATKPAARKVLLPQIANGEVNLVVGTHALIQPEVHYHHLGLAVIDEQHRFGVNQRQALRQKGAQPDILAMTATPIPRTLAITAYGEMDVSVINELPAGRQPIQTTWIRSNQESTMLRRVKDELAAGSQAYVVTPLIEESEAVDMKNAEAIYERFKAEFEPRYKVGLLHGRMKNDEKNTIMAAFKANEFQVLVATTVIEVGVDVPNATLMLIYDADHFGLAQLHQLRGRVGRGKKASTCILIADPKNQLAIERMTTMTSTTDGFVLSQKDLELRGAGDVLGRRQSGVPDFKVGDPVADLNILSAAQQVAKTVVDEPDWENQDANLAVAAFLTTTAHQTTTMD; encoded by the coding sequence ATGGCGAGTTTAAACGATGCGGTTAGCGAATTAAGCGGGGTGGGACCGAAGCGGGTCCAAGCGCTAAAGGAATTGGACATTGAAAACATCAACGACCTGTTGACCTATTTTCCGTTCCGTTACGAGGACCTGCAGGCCAAGGACCCCAGCGAACTGACCGATCAGGCCAAGGTTACCTTAAAGGGGACCGTGGCGGCCGAACCGGTGTTGACCCGGTTTGGTCGGAAGAAGACCCGCCTGAACTTTCGGCTGTTGCTGGACGACCACAACGTGATCCCGGTGACCTTCTTCAATCAACCGTGGCTTCGCGACCAGATCGAAACGGGTGGCCAACTGGTGGTCTACGGGCGCTTCGACGCCAAGCGCCAAAGCCTGTCCGGCATGAAGATCCTCAGCAGCGCCAACGGGGCCATGGGGTCGATTTACCCGGCCAACAAGGAGATTCGCCAGGCCACGATTAAAAAGCTGGTCACGGCCGCCTACGAGGCCTACGCACCGGTCATCGTGGATTTAATTCCCGCCGCCGTGCGCGATCAGTACCGGTTGCTGCACCGCAAGCAAATGATTCACGACATGCATTTTCCGGCCAATGCGACCGCGGCCGCCGCGGCCCGGCGGACGGCCAAGTTCGAGGAATTTTTCCTGTTCGAGCTGCGCTTACAGATCATGAAGCAGCAGGATCACACCCTGTATGGGCAACAATTAGCCTATGATTTACCACGGTTGAAGGCCTTTATTGCCAGCCTACCTTACGAATTAACCACCGCACAGAAAAAGGTGGTCAATGAGATTTGCTACGATCTGAAGCGGCCGATCCACATGAACCGCCTGCTGCAGGGGGACGTGGGGAGCGGTAAGACCGTGGTGGCCGCCATCGCGATGTACGCCGCCATTACGGCCGGCGCGCAGACGGTGTTGATGGCTCCCACGGAAATCCTGGCCGAACAGCACGCCAATAACCTGGCGAAGCTGTTTGCGGACTTTCCCGTGAACGTGGCGTTACTGACCGGCGCCACCAAACCGGCCGCACGGAAGGTTTTACTCCCGCAAATCGCCAATGGTGAGGTAAACTTAGTGGTGGGGACCCACGCGTTGATCCAACCCGAGGTCCATTACCATCACTTGGGCTTAGCGGTGATTGATGAACAACACCGTTTCGGGGTGAATCAACGCCAGGCCCTGCGGCAAAAGGGTGCCCAGCCCGACATCTTAGCGATGACCGCCACGCCAATCCCGCGGACTTTGGCCATCACGGCCTACGGGGAGATGGACGTGTCGGTGATCAACGAACTGCCGGCCGGTCGCCAACCGATCCAGACCACCTGGATTCGCAGCAATCAGGAAAGTACCATGTTGCGGCGGGTCAAGGACGAACTGGCCGCCGGGTCGCAGGCCTACGTGGTCACACCGTTGATCGAGGAATCCGAGGCGGTTGACATGAAAAATGCCGAGGCCATCTACGAGCGGTTCAAGGCGGAATTTGAACCGCGCTACAAGGTGGGCCTGTTACACGGTCGGATGAAAAACGACGAGAAAAATACCATCATGGCCGCCTTTAAGGCCAACGAATTTCAGGTCTTGGTGGCCACGACCGTGATCGAGGTCGGTGTCGACGTGCCCAACGCCACGTTGATGTTGATCTACGACGCCGACCACTTTGGCTTGGCCCAGTTACACCAGTTGCGCGGCCGGGTTGGGCGGGGCAAGAAGGCCTCGACCTGTATCCTGATCGCCGACCCCAAGAACCAGCTAGCCATCGAGCGGATGACCACCATGACCAGTACCACCGACGGGTTCGTGTTGTCCCAAAAGGACCTCGAACTGCGGGGGGCCGGGGATGTCTTGGGTCGGCGCCAGTCCGGGGTGCCCGACTTTAAGGTTGGCGACCCGGTGGCCGACCTGAACATCTTGAGCGCTGCCCAACAGGTGGCCAAGACCGTGGTCGACGAACCCGACTGGGAGAATCAAGACGCCAATCTAGCCGTGGCGGCGTTTCTAACGACCACGGCGCACCAAACCACCACTATGGATTAA
- a CDS encoding DAK2 domain-containing protein: protein MKVTEITNLEFGKMVQAASQKLNQNADFINSLNVFPVPDGDTGTNMSLSLASGAKYERDADTAAVGALAVALAKGLLMGARGNSGVILSQIFRGFSRKLADKTTLTAQDLADGFAAGAETAYKAVMKPTEGTILTVVREGAQAGLNAAKDTDDVLVVMDAVRKAAADALATTPDLLPVLKQVGVVDSGGQGLSFVLEAFDDSLNGRVAENADYKPDDAEMDEMINAAHHQSAQGKLDPASIKYGYCTEIMVRIGRGKQVDHKFDYDTFYNYLADLGDSLLVVNDDEIVKVHVHTEHPGKVIAWGQEFGDLAKVKVDNMRMQQETIMEKDDETPATATPAVAEPAEDTPDTAIIAIVAGDGLATLFKSLGVTHVVQGGQTMNPSTQDIVDAINASKAKRAIVLPNNKNIFLAAEQAAKVADIPTVIVHAKTVSQGMTAMLGYNPDAELTDNQASMEDNLSTVKSGQVTHAIRDTQLDGFDIKEGNYMGIVDGTIQVTAADLLETAVDTVKAMLDDDSEIVTIIYGADANADLADQLQQRVTDLDGDLETEVHEGDQPVYPFLISVE, encoded by the coding sequence TTGAAAGTCACAGAAATTACTAATCTTGAGTTTGGTAAGATGGTTCAGGCCGCCTCGCAAAAACTAAACCAAAACGCTGATTTTATTAATTCATTGAATGTCTTCCCGGTTCCCGATGGGGATACGGGGACGAACATGAGCCTGTCACTGGCCAGTGGGGCCAAGTACGAACGCGACGCCGATACCGCGGCGGTCGGTGCGTTAGCCGTGGCTCTGGCCAAAGGCTTACTGATGGGGGCCCGGGGGAACTCCGGGGTCATCTTATCCCAAATCTTCCGGGGTTTTTCGCGGAAATTAGCCGATAAGACCACGTTAACCGCCCAGGACCTGGCCGATGGTTTCGCTGCCGGAGCCGAAACGGCCTACAAGGCGGTCATGAAGCCCACCGAGGGAACCATTTTGACCGTGGTCCGCGAAGGGGCCCAAGCGGGACTAAATGCCGCTAAGGACACCGATGACGTGCTGGTGGTCATGGACGCCGTTCGTAAAGCGGCCGCCGATGCCTTAGCCACCACGCCCGACCTCCTACCCGTGCTTAAACAGGTCGGGGTCGTGGATTCCGGGGGACAGGGCTTGAGCTTTGTCCTGGAAGCCTTCGACGATTCTTTGAACGGTCGGGTGGCGGAAAACGCTGACTACAAGCCCGACGACGCCGAGATGGACGAAATGATTAACGCCGCCCATCACCAAAGCGCCCAAGGCAAGTTGGACCCGGCTAGCATCAAGTACGGCTACTGTACCGAAATCATGGTGCGGATCGGTCGCGGAAAGCAGGTCGACCACAAGTTTGACTACGACACGTTCTACAACTATCTGGCCGACTTGGGCGATTCCTTACTGGTGGTCAACGACGACGAGATCGTTAAGGTTCACGTCCACACGGAACACCCCGGCAAGGTCATTGCTTGGGGCCAAGAGTTCGGGGATCTGGCCAAGGTTAAGGTCGACAACATGCGGATGCAACAGGAAACCATCATGGAAAAAGACGACGAGACGCCGGCAACCGCCACGCCGGCCGTGGCCGAACCGGCTGAAGACACCCCAGACACCGCTATTATTGCGATTGTGGCCGGGGATGGGTTAGCCACGCTCTTTAAGAGCCTGGGCGTCACCCACGTGGTCCAAGGGGGCCAAACCATGAATCCAAGTACCCAAGACATCGTGGACGCCATTAACGCTTCCAAGGCTAAGCGCGCCATCGTCTTGCCGAACAACAAGAACATCTTCTTAGCCGCCGAACAGGCCGCGAAGGTCGCCGATATTCCGACGGTCATCGTCCACGCCAAAACGGTTTCGCAGGGGATGACGGCGATGTTGGGGTACAATCCGGATGCCGAGTTAACCGACAACCAAGCCTCGATGGAAGATAACCTCAGTACGGTCAAGAGTGGCCAAGTCACGCACGCCATTCGTGACACGCAACTGGACGGGTTTGATATTAAAGAAGGTAACTACATGGGGATTGTCGACGGCACCATTCAGGTGACCGCCGCCGACCTCTTAGAAACGGCGGTTGACACGGTCAAAGCCATGCTCGATGACGATAGCGAAATCGTCACGATCATCTATGGGGCCGACGCTAATGCTGATTTGGCGGATCAACTCCAACAACGGGTCACCGATTTAGACGGCGACCTAGAAACAGAAGTTCACGAAGGGGACCAACCGGTTTATCCATTCTTGATTTCGGTGGAATAA
- a CDS encoding Asp23/Gls24 family envelope stress response protein, whose amino-acid sequence MAVKIKTQYGTIDITNEVIATVVGGAATDNYGVVGMASKNQIRDNVNDILRRENYARGVVVRQEDNGVAIDVYIIVSYGTKISEVSRNVQSKVKYNLETMLGVTANSVNVVVQGVRVLAD is encoded by the coding sequence ATGGCCGTAAAGATTAAGACTCAGTACGGAACAATTGATATTACCAATGAAGTGATTGCGACCGTAGTTGGGGGTGCCGCGACTGATAATTATGGTGTCGTGGGCATGGCAAGCAAGAATCAGATTCGGGATAACGTCAACGATATTCTGCGGCGAGAAAATTACGCTCGCGGCGTCGTCGTGCGCCAGGAAGATAACGGCGTTGCCATCGACGTGTACATCATTGTGAGCTACGGAACCAAGATTTCCGAAGTGTCCCGTAACGTTCAATCGAAAGTGAAATACAACCTGGAAACGATGCTCGGCGTTACCGCCAATTCTGTGAACGTTGTTGTCCAAGGGGTGCGGGTATTGGCGGATTAG
- the rpmB gene encoding 50S ribosomal protein L28, whose translation MAKDFINGKRTRFGNKRSHALNSTRRAWKPNLQKVRILVDGKPKRVWVSARTLKSGKVTRV comes from the coding sequence ATGGCAAAGGATTTTATCAACGGCAAGCGGACGCGCTTCGGTAACAAGCGTTCCCACGCCTTAAACTCGACTCGTCGTGCTTGGAAGCCGAACTTGCAAAAGGTTCGCATCTTAGTGGACGGTAAGCCAAAACGGGTTTGGGTTTCTGCCCGGACCTTGAAATCAGGTAAGGTAACCCGCGTTTAG
- a CDS encoding thiamine diphosphokinase — protein MLRGGTFNLLVGGPKADWPEDLSQIEGTWIGVDRGTLRLIDQHIQPVAAIGDFDSLQEPELQLVRRNVKDVRSAQAEKDFTDTQMAVMVAFRDYHAERVDIYGATGGRLDHFLANLFLVLEPQYKRYAGQIRLIDRQNTISFFLPGRYTIQKEPDKQYLAFVPLTPIDHLSLIDEKYELHDEPIPYAISFASNEFVGETGSFQFDTGLLCVIQSRDTYEARHN, from the coding sequence ATGCTACGGGGGGGAACGTTTAATCTGTTGGTGGGGGGTCCCAAGGCCGATTGGCCGGAGGACCTGTCCCAAATCGAAGGGACCTGGATCGGGGTCGATCGGGGGACCTTACGGTTAATCGACCAGCATATCCAGCCCGTCGCGGCCATTGGGGATTTTGATTCCTTACAGGAACCGGAACTCCAGTTAGTTCGGCGCAACGTTAAGGATGTCCGGTCCGCTCAGGCGGAAAAGGATTTCACGGACACCCAGATGGCGGTGATGGTGGCCTTTCGGGACTACCACGCCGAACGTGTTGATATTTATGGGGCCACCGGGGGCCGTTTGGATCACTTTCTCGCCAACCTGTTTTTGGTGCTGGAACCGCAGTATAAGCGTTACGCGGGGCAGATTCGCCTGATTGACCGCCAGAATACAATTTCGTTTTTCTTGCCGGGCCGTTACACGATTCAAAAGGAACCCGATAAGCAGTACTTGGCCTTTGTGCCGTTGACGCCAATCGACCATTTGAGCTTGATCGACGAAAAGTACGAGCTGCACGATGAACCCATCCCGTACGCGATTTCCTTTGCCAGCAATGAATTTGTGGGCGAAACGGGGAGTTTTCAGTTCGACACCGGCTTGTTGTGTGTGATTCAGAGCCGCGACACCTACGAAGCGCGCCATAACTAA
- the rpe gene encoding ribulose-phosphate 3-epimerase, with amino-acid sequence MIKVAPSILSADYVNLQPDIEKVDQAGAEVLHIDVMDGQFVPAISYGPGWVKAIRPITKMVLDVHMMVQNPERYVDDFAKAGADIIGVHVEATPHIHRALQMIQNAGVTPEVVINPGTPVSAIEPVLSMVGQVLVMTVNPGFGGQKFLQSTVEKIAQLNAIKQAKGYHFDIEVDGGVNDQTVVECAKAGATVAVAGSYVFNADDPAARVQALKDATK; translated from the coding sequence ATGATTAAAGTAGCACCATCCATCTTAAGCGCAGATTATGTGAACTTACAACCAGACATCGAAAAGGTCGACCAAGCCGGGGCAGAAGTCCTGCACATTGACGTGATGGACGGCCAATTTGTGCCCGCAATCTCCTATGGTCCCGGTTGGGTCAAGGCCATTCGCCCCATTACCAAGATGGTCTTAGACGTTCACATGATGGTCCAAAATCCGGAACGCTACGTGGATGACTTCGCCAAGGCCGGCGCCGACATCATCGGGGTCCACGTTGAAGCTACGCCCCACATTCACCGGGCATTACAGATGATTCAAAACGCCGGAGTGACGCCAGAAGTCGTCATCAACCCGGGGACACCCGTAAGTGCCATCGAACCGGTCTTGAGCATGGTCGGTCAGGTCTTGGTCATGACGGTTAACCCTGGTTTTGGGGGCCAAAAGTTCCTGCAGAGTACGGTGGAAAAGATTGCGCAATTAAACGCGATTAAGCAAGCTAAGGGCTACCACTTTGATATTGAAGTCGATGGTGGGGTCAACGACCAAACCGTTGTTGAATGTGCCAAGGCCGGTGCGACGGTCGCTGTTGCGGGATCGTACGTTTTCAACGCCGATGATCCGGCAGCCCGGGTTCAAGCGTTAAAGGACGCGACTAAGTAA
- the rsgA gene encoding ribosome small subunit-dependent GTPase A, with translation MMEGQIRQSLSGFYDVFSEGQLYRTRARGNFRKKRVAPLVGDRVEFESSTPKEGYILKILPRDNALTRPPVANIDQGVVVTAVKAPDFSTNLLDRQLIALEVSHIAPVIYLTKTDLIDDQRYQEFETLAAGYRRIGYPVILSREPFAAAGLDQLRGLLAGQETVIMGQTGAGKSTLLNHIAPELTLATGEISTALNRGRHTTRKVSLMPVAGGLVADTPGFSSYDTLTIDYRELGQYFPEFLALASQCRFRGCVHLNEPGCAVKAALTAGDILQSRYDNYLQLLTLLKNQKPVYNKKK, from the coding sequence ATCATGGAGGGACAAATTCGTCAATCGTTAAGCGGGTTTTACGACGTGTTTAGCGAGGGACAGCTCTACCGCACCCGGGCCCGGGGAAATTTCCGCAAGAAGCGGGTGGCCCCGCTGGTGGGCGATCGGGTGGAGTTTGAAAGTTCCACCCCCAAGGAAGGTTACATTCTAAAGATTTTACCGCGGGATAACGCGTTGACCCGGCCACCGGTCGCTAATATCGACCAAGGCGTCGTCGTTACCGCCGTTAAGGCACCGGACTTTTCCACCAACTTGTTGGACCGGCAATTGATCGCCTTGGAGGTCAGTCACATTGCCCCGGTGATTTATCTGACCAAGACCGATTTGATCGACGACCAACGCTACCAGGAGTTTGAGACCCTGGCGGCGGGGTATCGCCGGATCGGCTACCCGGTGATCCTGAGTCGCGAACCATTCGCCGCCGCTGGCTTAGACCAGTTGCGCGGCCTGTTAGCGGGTCAAGAAACCGTGATCATGGGGCAAACCGGGGCTGGTAAGTCCACCTTGCTGAACCATATCGCGCCGGAACTCACGCTAGCGACTGGGGAAATTTCGACCGCGTTGAACCGGGGCCGCCACACCACCCGTAAGGTTAGCTTGATGCCCGTGGCGGGTGGCCTAGTCGCCGATACACCAGGGTTTTCGTCGTACGATACGCTAACCATCGATTACCGTGAATTGGGGCAGTATTTCCCTGAATTCTTGGCGTTGGCTAGTCAGTGCCGCTTCCGGGGGTGTGTGCACCTCAACGAACCGGGGTGTGCGGTCAAGGCCGCACTAACTGCCGGAGACATCTTGCAGAGTCGTTACGACAACTACCTGCAATTACTCACGTTGTTAAAGAACCAAAAACCTGTTTACAATAAAAAGAAATGA
- the pknB gene encoding Stk1 family PASTA domain-containing Ser/Thr kinase — translation MRTGYTLSGRYRIIRALGEGGMANVYLAHDLILDRDVSVKLLRLDLRDDPNTVRRFQREALAATELLHPNIVQVYDVGEENGMQYLVMEYVKGTDLKAYIKDHFPIAYQEVIQIMTQILSAVKLAHEHNIIHRDLKPQNILIDPQRVAKITDFGIAVTLSEHSLTQTNTVLGSVHYLSPEQARGGMATKQSDIYSLGIILYEMLTGTVPFEGETAVSIALKHFQSEIPSVRAVDPQIPQALENVVFKATAKRPQDRYPDVAAMATDLQTALSPSRAGEDRFTPAADDDGETKVLPLSALSSLTTAEKPTTATASTPPAQPVAAQAAAEPVKPKDRYKKRHPRRYRFIWAAVILFFLLVGILIGVALFRPQMTSVPNVVDRRQTSAQTTLQAAHLRVGTVHQTASAKVKRHRVIRTEPRSGTQLKRNTAVDLWISTGPKRYRIGDYKGDAYTSTAAKLQALGFKVHRESVHSTSVPAGRIMQQSVTAGQKVVPQDTDLTFTVSTGSQTVTLSDLTDKTKTQAQNYAAGHNLNLAFRYAYSNDVDKGKVIRQSPGEGAVVQEGDEITLTLSRGPESKGPQTDQFNVRVRIPFDSNSSSTSGATGDDSSAVTSSATENLIQIYLKDQDHQLSSIYKQMTITSDATVTLPFTVASGKAGAYKIVRNGTVIAEDKHVTKD, via the coding sequence ATGCGAACCGGATACACCTTGAGTGGTCGCTACCGGATTATCCGAGCGTTAGGTGAGGGTGGCATGGCCAACGTTTACCTGGCCCACGACCTGATCTTAGACCGTGACGTGTCCGTCAAACTCCTGCGGCTGGACTTGCGTGACGATCCGAACACGGTTCGGCGCTTCCAGCGTGAGGCGTTAGCCGCCACGGAATTGTTGCATCCCAACATCGTGCAGGTCTATGACGTGGGCGAAGAAAACGGGATGCAGTACCTGGTGATGGAGTACGTGAAGGGAACCGACCTGAAGGCCTACATTAAGGACCACTTCCCGATTGCCTACCAAGAAGTGATCCAGATTATGACGCAGATCCTTAGCGCCGTGAAGTTGGCGCACGAACATAACATTATTCACCGGGACTTAAAACCACAAAACATCTTGATCGATCCCCAGCGAGTCGCCAAGATTACCGACTTTGGCATTGCGGTGACCCTCTCCGAACACAGCTTGACCCAGACCAATACGGTGTTGGGCTCCGTCCATTACCTCTCACCGGAACAGGCCCGGGGGGGAATGGCCACCAAGCAATCGGATATCTATTCACTGGGAATCATTCTTTACGAAATGTTGACGGGCACCGTGCCGTTTGAGGGTGAAACTGCGGTCAGCATTGCGTTAAAACACTTTCAGTCGGAGATTCCATCGGTGCGCGCCGTGGATCCACAGATCCCGCAGGCGCTAGAAAACGTGGTCTTTAAGGCGACGGCTAAACGCCCGCAGGACCGCTATCCCGACGTGGCGGCGATGGCCACCGACTTACAAACCGCACTATCGCCGAGTCGGGCGGGTGAAGATCGCTTTACCCCCGCCGCCGATGACGACGGGGAAACCAAGGTTTTGCCGTTGAGTGCGTTGAGTAGTCTAACCACGGCCGAAAAGCCCACGACGGCTACCGCTAGTACGCCGCCAGCCCAGCCGGTTGCAGCACAGGCTGCCGCCGAACCGGTCAAGCCCAAGGACCGCTACAAGAAGCGGCACCCCCGGCGGTACCGGTTCATCTGGGCGGCCGTCATCTTGTTCTTCTTATTGGTGGGCATCTTGATTGGCGTGGCACTGTTTCGGCCCCAGATGACCAGCGTACCTAACGTGGTTGATCGCCGCCAAACTAGTGCGCAAACGACGCTCCAGGCGGCTCATTTGCGGGTTGGGACGGTTCATCAGACGGCCAGTGCTAAGGTCAAGCGCCACCGGGTCATCCGCACGGAACCCCGGTCAGGTACCCAACTGAAGCGTAACACCGCAGTCGATCTCTGGATCAGTACGGGTCCGAAACGGTATCGAATTGGTGATTACAAGGGGGATGCGTACACGAGCACCGCGGCTAAGCTGCAGGCCCTAGGGTTTAAGGTGCATCGCGAGTCGGTGCACTCGACCAGTGTTCCGGCCGGCCGGATCATGCAACAAAGTGTGACGGCGGGCCAAAAAGTGGTGCCACAAGACACGGACCTGACCTTTACGGTGTCGACCGGTTCACAAACGGTGACGCTAAGTGATTTGACCGATAAGACCAAGACCCAAGCTCAAAACTATGCGGCCGGTCATAACCTGAACCTCGCCTTTCGTTACGCTTACTCCAACGACGTCGATAAGGGGAAGGTCATTCGGCAGTCACCGGGTGAGGGGGCCGTGGTCCAGGAAGGTGACGAAATCACCTTGACGCTTTCGCGGGGACCTGAAAGTAAGGGGCCGCAGACCGACCAGTTTAACGTGCGGGTGCGGATTCCCTTTGACAGTAATTCGTCGAGTACCAGTGGCGCGACGGGGGATGACAGCAGTGCGGTCACGTCGTCGGCCACGGAGAACTTGATTCAGATTTATCTGAAGGATCAGGATCACCAACTCAGTTCAATTTATAAACAAATGACCATTACCAGCGATGCGACCGTGACCTTACCGTTTACGGTGGCTAGTGGGAAGGCTGGAGCTTATAAGATTGTTCGGAACGGGACCGTGATTGCCGAAGATAAGCACGTCACGAAAGATTAA
- a CDS encoding Stp1/IreP family PP2C-type Ser/Thr phosphatase: protein MEVAYRTAIGEQRADNEDYVDVFTNRAGQHLAILADGIGGHQGGDVASAMAVSHLGHKFEATSWKTAADARAWISGQITVENRSIIEKSNQFADLNGMGTTLVAAVYFTTEVVIANIGDSRAYLLRDHKLRQLTEDHSLVNELVKRGELSRQAARHHPKKNIIVRSLGISADANFDLNTYPLTANDQLLLCTDGLTNMVDDAQIQDVLESDQTAAEKCDHLVALANAAGGLDNITVLIVVNHGKVAS from the coding sequence ATGGAAGTTGCTTATCGGACAGCCATTGGTGAACAACGGGCCGATAACGAAGATTACGTGGACGTTTTTACCAACCGCGCTGGTCAGCATCTCGCCATTCTGGCGGACGGCATTGGTGGTCACCAGGGAGGTGACGTCGCTAGTGCCATGGCGGTGTCTCACTTAGGCCATAAGTTTGAGGCGACCAGTTGGAAGACGGCCGCGGATGCCCGGGCTTGGATCAGTGGTCAGATTACGGTCGAGAATCGCTCGATTATTGAAAAATCCAACCAGTTTGCTGACCTTAACGGCATGGGGACCACGTTGGTCGCGGCGGTCTACTTCACCACGGAGGTCGTGATTGCCAACATCGGGGACTCACGCGCTTACCTATTGCGCGACCACAAGCTCCGGCAGTTGACGGAGGACCATTCACTGGTCAATGAACTGGTCAAACGGGGGGAGCTGAGTCGACAAGCGGCGCGGCACCACCCAAAAAAAAACATCATTGTGCGGTCGTTAGGAATTTCGGCCGACGCTAACTTTGATTTAAACACCTATCCGCTGACGGCTAACGACCAGTTGTTGCTGTGCACCGATGGATTGACCAATATGGTCGACGATGCCCAGATTCAAGACGTGCTGGAAAGTGACCAGACGGCGGCGGAGAAGTGTGACCACCTGGTGGCCCTAGCCAACGCGGCGGGGGGGCTCGACAACATTACCGTGTTGATCGTAGTGAACCACGGGAAGGTGGCGAGCTGA
- the rsmB gene encoding 16S rRNA (cytosine(967)-C(5))-methyltransferase RsmB, with protein sequence MTIDNARSLAVESLTRVANGAYSNLQLDKTIAHSDLNDADRRLLTNLVYGTIQHRLTLDYYLRSFVKPGEKLEPWVENVLLVALYQMLYLDRIPNRAIFNEAIQYAKDHGHEGIRRFVTGVLHAIDREGVPDVAKISDPLKRMSVTYSMPEWLVTRLIDQLGEDKTVSILETINQPAAQSVRVNTAVTTKTEAKAELEIAGFSVEESQVAGAGLRLDGQPASRSELFNQGQMTIQDESAMLPVEALQIQPGDQVLDACAAPGGKTTQIAAALDPDQGGQVTALDLHEKKVKLIARNAARLQVADRVNAMALDARKVDQKFANQTFDKILVDAPCSGIGLIRRKPEIRYDKTPEDSQHLQTIQLAILDAVSRKLKRNGLLVYSTCTILDTENADVVAQFLATHDNFESVRVKTTLNVKGDRTTDTLAIYPDDFDTDGFFVSALRRKN encoded by the coding sequence ATGACAATCGATAACGCACGTTCCTTAGCCGTTGAAAGTTTGACCCGTGTGGCTAACGGCGCTTACTCCAACTTACAACTTGATAAGACCATCGCGCACAGCGACTTAAACGACGCGGACCGGCGTCTGTTGACCAATCTGGTCTACGGAACCATCCAACACCGCTTGACGCTGGATTATTACCTGCGCAGTTTTGTGAAACCCGGCGAAAAGCTCGAACCCTGGGTGGAAAACGTCCTCTTAGTGGCGTTGTACCAGATGCTATATTTGGACCGGATTCCCAACCGGGCCATCTTTAACGAAGCCATCCAGTACGCTAAGGACCATGGCCACGAAGGCATTCGGCGCTTCGTCACCGGGGTCTTACACGCCATCGACCGCGAAGGTGTGCCCGACGTCGCCAAGATTAGCGACCCGCTCAAGCGGATGAGTGTGACCTATTCGATGCCCGAATGGCTAGTCACGCGGTTGATCGACCAACTGGGTGAGGACAAGACCGTCAGCATCTTAGAAACGATCAACCAACCCGCCGCCCAATCCGTACGGGTCAACACGGCGGTGACCACCAAGACCGAGGCCAAGGCCGAACTCGAAATCGCCGGCTTTTCGGTCGAGGAGAGCCAGGTTGCCGGTGCCGGCTTACGGTTGGACGGCCAACCCGCCAGCCGCAGCGAGCTCTTTAATCAGGGCCAAATGACCATTCAAGACGAAAGTGCCATGTTGCCGGTCGAAGCCTTACAGATCCAACCCGGTGACCAGGTCTTAGACGCCTGTGCGGCCCCGGGGGGGAAGACCACCCAGATCGCGGCGGCCTTAGATCCCGACCAGGGGGGGCAGGTCACGGCACTGGACCTGCACGAAAAGAAGGTTAAGCTGATTGCCCGCAACGCCGCGCGCTTACAGGTTGCCGACCGGGTCAACGCCATGGCGTTAGACGCCCGGAAGGTGGACCAGAAGTTTGCCAACCAGACCTTCGATAAGATTCTGGTGGACGCGCCGTGTTCCGGGATCGGCCTGATTCGCCGCAAGCCCGAAATTCGCTACGACAAGACGCCGGAAGACAGTCAGCATTTACAAACAATTCAGCTGGCCATCCTAGACGCCGTCAGCCGGAAACTGAAACGCAACGGGTTACTGGTCTACAGTACCTGCACGATTCTGGACACCGAAAACGCGGACGTGGTGGCCCAATTCTTGGCGACCCACGATAACTTCGAGAGTGTCCGGGTCAAGACGACACTGAACGTAAAGGGCGATAGAACAACGGATACGTTAGCCATCTATCCCGATGATTTTGACACGGATGGGTTCTTTGTCAGTGCCCTACGGCGTAAGAATTAG